The Pyrus communis chromosome 14, drPyrComm1.1, whole genome shotgun sequence sequence TGCCTCTTATATACTAATGtatgttttttaattatttttatatgaaaGCTAAAAATTAAATGTCAAAAGTAAAAAGAGTTGTGTCTATCGTAAATTGAACGTCTACCGTAAATTGAATTGAatacaacaacaaagtcttttcccactaagtgggataagttatatgaatcctagaacgttaTTACGCTCAGTTCTGTGtctagatccaagtactctaagtcttttcttaaagtctcttccaaagtctttctaggtcttcctctaccccttcgaCCCTGAATCTCTATCACGTAATCGGATATTCTAACCAGAACGTCAGTAGGGCtttgtttcacatgtccaaaccactgTAACCGATTTTCCTTcatatttccttcaatttcggctactcctactttacctcgaatatcctcattcctaatcttatcctttcttgtgtgtccacacatccaacgaagcattctcatctctgcTACACCtattttatgtacgtgttgatgcttcatCGCCCAACATTCCGTGCCATAAAACATTGCCGACCTTATTACTATCCTATAAAGTTTTTccttgagctttagtggcataCGACGGTCACACAACATGCcagatgcactcttccacttcattcTTCTAGCTTGAATTCTATGGTTGAGATCCTCATCCAACTCTCTGTAAATTGaactgaataaataaataaacactcctatcacttttcttttctttccaaattaTAGGATCAATTACATTTATAGAATAGATTAGAACCGATGATACTTTTGCTATTCTTTCGATCTTGTATTTGGTTTAGTAATTTTCTTTCATTATGACTTGTAAGAGCATGTCCAAAAGAGatgtaaaaaataatatgtcaaaattttcTCTAATTGTTGATATGGCTCATTGAATATAAATGttaaatcttcttcttcccaccAAATGtgccaaatattttttttattaatatattgggCTCAATAGTTtgttacattaactattaaaaaataattaaaaataatttaattttcatcatATAGGTTGTCAATCAGacttatatattaaaaaattaaattaaagacaTTTAATTCCATCTTGGTTTGCTCTATAAAAGTACAGCAAAAAAAAAGAGTCAATGACCGATCCACTACATCATCACGACATCTCCCATTCGAGAACACTTTGATGTCTTTTTGATCCACATGATAATGGGATAGTGGGGGATCCTTTATGTAATGTAGTTTAatcttttaaaaagaaaatgcatAAGGTAAAATTGAGTTAAATAGTTTCCTTGTCATATTATTAATGCTCCAAAATCGTCATCATGTACTAACTACTTCACCTAATTCATACATTTGGTTATTTTTCACTTCATAGTTAAAtgttgttttatattttatttttgtagaaaAAATATTATACTATTTTATTACAATCTCATTTCTTTTACAATATATTTAACTATTTGGTAATTCTCATTTTACTACTTGAAGTTCCGTTGTTTTTAAAGTTGCAtacatatgattttttttttcatcctagTCTCATAACTAAAGTGAGGACTGTAAGACACTTTCATACTTCTGTTATGGTTTTCGTCAAGAGAACGTCCATTAACGCGTGACATAACCTCGACGCAAGCAATGGCTGTGAACCACGTGTCATTGTGGCCCCACAtagacattaaaaaattaaaaaaacttgatgAGAATTGCCCTCAACTATTTTATTACAATCTCATTTTCCTTCAATCAAAATATTGAACACAAAAACATTTTATTGTTCAATAAAAGAATCACCTTTGTAATTTGCATGAATCTTCTGCCCTCACTTGGTGTGTGGTCTCTATCATTAATTGACATGTGTTAAGTTCATGATAGCAAAATGGATGCAAAAGATTTGAACTCCCAATCTTTACATCGCAACAAGGAATATCGTACAAGACATGCATGTCCGTAAGTCGCCTTTTCACCAGAAAGAACTTCTCTACAACGGACAATGGCATCCCCGCTGTAAGTAAGTTTCTCTCTGATGGACGCCTACATGCCTCCACGACGTTCGGACCTCACATTCACAAGTCCGTAAGTCGCCTTTTCACCGGAAAGAACTTCTCTGAAACGGACAATGGCATCCCCGCTGTACGTAAGTTTCTCTCTGATGGATGCCTACATACCTCCACGAAGTTCAGACCTCACATTCAACGACTAGTTCAGCTGCTGCGCCCATGGCCTCAACGCCACCGAGTCCCAGCAGGGCCAGAGCCAGTTCTTCCTCATTCCACCGTCTAAGTCCCTTGCTCAGTATCTTCAATATTTCCACATCAACTTCTAGCACCCACTTCTGCGTGCATGACACCATCAAGCTGATAAATCCTGACACATATGCCCGCCACATAGCCCAATCACAACCCAGTGATATTTTCCCGTCCAGCGCGCCTGCAATAAATCCCAAATGCCGCCCGAGAACCGTTGGTCGCCGCTTTGATGCTGGTGATACTGAATCCACACCCCAAGCAAACGTCCCACAAAGTACTGCAAAGTATGCAAGGGCATAACCTCCCAACATGGCAACCATACCTCCAGGTTCTCTGCCTTCCTGATCCAAACCACGGGTCGATATAAACCAGGAAGGTAAAGTTTCTTTGATCAAGGATTGAACTAAACTCGATCCGCCAGATATCCAAACTAAAGTGGCCCCAAGTGTAGCTGCAATCTTGATGCGTGCCATTGCGGCAGCAAGAGAAACCTGTCCATACCTCGTCCCATGCTTGGTCTTCCTCAATTTCTCCACCCTCTCTCTTGGTAACCCGCAATATGCAATATCTCTAACAGAATACATTAGAAGAGAGAGCACCTCTTCTGTCAGGAACATTACATCTCTGACAGACCGGTGCACACGCAAGTAAAGAATTCCAGGGGCAACAGGAGAAATCCCACCAGACAAATGGGAACCAAAGCCATGACCAAGAAGGGCACCCACACTGCTGTTGCTGTAAGCATGAGAGGAACTTAACCCGAGAGTAGATGTAAAGCAGCTCTTAAGAAGCTGGACCACAGCATCACTGTTGTGGTGGAAGACAGTTTGAGAAGCAGAAAACACCAGGAAGTCACTCCAGCGCTTTACCTTCTGGGCCCACAATGAGGCTAGGATCGGCATGCATGGCCATGGGCAACCAGCAGCTAGGGAGTTCATGGCCGGTCCAATCAGATGGAGGGCACGTTCAGAGGCTCTATCAAGTTTATAAGTTATTGTGAGACTTATGAGGGCTGCCAATGGTAAGGGAAGTGTAGCTGGGGAGCTCCCACCTGCAAGCAATAAATTTAAGGCCTTAAGTGTTAACATTACAACTATTAGAAGTTTACAGCATGAACTCAAAGCTCCAATTTCCCTAGTCTAAAATTTGTTGGTCAACTGAAATATCGACAGAACACATTCACTTTTTCAATCACGAGTGTACAACTGACAAGTTGGTCAATTGAACTATTAGAAGTTatcatgatttttcatattACAACAATATAAGACTTCTTGAAAAACAGAAACGTTCTTTCACAAAGCTATAGAATATAAAGGACATACCAACTGCGAGGCTAGGGACATCAACACCAGTGGCAGCTAGGATTTTCTTTATTTGCTGCTCAACAAGTAGTAAATTTGCAGCAGGGCTTGGCCAATCAGTTCCATTCATACAAGCTGGCTTCCATATTCCCCGTGTTACTTCAGCTGAAAAATAGCTTACCATCGTTCCCAAAGTCGCTGGAAGATAATCAGCTAGATCTTTCAGTCCTGAGATGAAGCATGCAACAAAGTTAACAAACCCTAACCTACACCTTTCTCACAGGTGAGCTTTCAGTTCGGCTTTTCTATCAATGCATAAAGGGTATTCAACAAACCTGTAGCCAGTTCACGGGGAGATAGTCTTCCATGGGCGCATGCAGTAAGAGCAGCATCAAGTACAAATGGAGTTGCTTCAAGGATATCCCAGGCTGGTACCTTGAGTCTAATACAGGACTCATCAGTTCCCGATGCAGATGAATTACTATTACCTGACGTTGCTGGAGTCAACGGCTGActactatttatttttctaaacaTCATGGTCAGGAGTGCATCAACAAGTTGATGAACGGGAGTCCCAGGTACAAGTCCAGACAGGGTAGAGCAAATACATTTTTGATGTTGCTGGTACCAGAGTTTCAGTCTTGGAAAGCAATCCATGGTAATGGTACCTGAAGGGAAGGTGATGAATTTTGAAACTCTTCTGCTTTTTATTCGATCCCTGATTGAATTACCCATGGATGCTAATCGACAGTTTCGCAGCAACAAGAGGTATTCTGGACCAGTTTGGATTCCCACAGTTGGGTAGTCGCCCATCATGTGTTCAAGAGGTGGATGATCAAATCTCCACAACCTCAATAGAAGTGTAAAAGCATTTGAGAACACTGCGTGGCATGAGAGTTCTTCCCCTGTTGTAGGAGTCCATGAGAAATTGGGAACACTTGAGCCAAATACTTCACAAATAGGCATCAATGCAGCTGCAAGTAGTGGAACCTAGAAGTGAATGACAAATAACATTAGTTTTTGGAAAACATGAAGGCCTCGAGAAACTTACTTAATTACACAAGAACTTTTGCAATCTTAACTATTTCAATAAGGGATCCAACATACCAATCCCAATAAGGAGAAAATCTGTACAGTATCTATAGATGATATGCCAACCAGAAGGACATTAAAGAATGAAGCATAGCCGATCAAATGGCTATCACTCCCCGAGTAATCTGCAGGAACCGGAGGTGACAGCAATCTTATAATAAAAAGACAGGTGTGCTCCTGCAAAGGACAAAGAATTGAATAAGACTAACATGCAGTAGAGGCTAGCAGAAGGAGGAAGGGAGGTGGAgaaaatagaaagagagagcaagagagagagagagagaccctACCTGTATATTCCATCCACGAAGAGAAGCCCCACAAAGAATGGTAGCAGCAGATATCTTCTCTTCATCTGAACCATTGACTGCAATCTCATAtattttctcaatttctgcTAAGCTTCCATCAAACCCATGAGCTTAAATTCAGTTGCCATACCACTGGGTAAATTTACAAAAAAGAGCATCTGATATACCTTGCTTCAGGAAAAGAAGGGGGTAACTGAAGGCCAGGTCATGATACCAAGATAAATTATGGATGCTATAGTCATTATTTGGTACCTAAAGTTATGAGCTAAACAatgatacaaattaaaaaatcattgaCCCAAAATACATGATTCCCACTTAGAAATCATGTTTATGTAGTGAGACTATCACTGCCCATCAATCGCACCCCTGCTTCTTTGTTATGGCTAAACATGGTAGAATCAGAGTACTttgaaataagaaataaaaaaataaagacaaacaAAATGTAGCAATGATACAATAGCATACCTAGAAGCTGGAGTGGCAACTAAAGCATTTCCCAGTGATGGAGTTAGAGGTGACCCCTTCATTATGGAAGACCAAGCAGGCACTTGGCCGGGCACATTACGTATCACTTGGCTGCTGCGTGCACTCACATAGCCTGGCCAAAAATATGCTGATGTGTCTAGGATATTCCGCGCAATACAAGCTTCAACAATCAGATGCCGCAAGTTTCCCGCTGCAAGTACAAAATATTAGGAAAGGCTCCTGGAAATATAGATAAAGATATATTTAAGCCCCATAAGAATTAAGGAAAGCATGAGAGCGAGAGActaatgggaagaaaaataaacagGACCAAAAAGAGAATTATGGATGTTAAAACAGAACGAAACCCTCTGAAGCataagaaggaaaaaacaaTTGATCTTGAAAGCAGAATTAGAGAAAAACCAAATAATAGTGGTAGACAAATGAATACTCAAATCGAGAGCTATTTTATACCTTCTCAAAACTCCATCATAAATCAAATTGCTGGGCtgaaggaaaaattaatttcttaCCACAATTTATTGGCATGTCGTTCACGCTAACAGATTCGTGGTATCCATTACTGACTGTAAGGCCTGATCTGAACATTATAGCCTTGGCTGCAGCTTGATTCACCACTGAACAAACAGACTGAGGTGGAGTCAACAAGGTTTCATAATCACCCAATCGCTGTAAGCAGGTAACTAAATCTTTGCGGCGCTTTCCAGGAGCCTGTTCCTTCCTTTGGTTAGTATGATCCCCCTCCGTTTCCTCCATCAATTCAGCTTCCTCTTCTTCAATAATATTAGTAACCGCAAGCGTCGTAATACTCAACAACATGCATAAGCAGGTATCAAGACGAGGGACAGGTCCTTCTCTAGGATCCCTTTCCTACAAAACCAATCAAGAGGGAAAATGTGATAAAAGGTCAGTTGGACTCACTATTTTGAGAATTTTCTTCCTAGCACATAACAAGATGTCAATCAGTCATTAGATAGGAATTTCCAAATTGGTTCACATCAATTCTTACCCTTTGAACCAGCCGAAGAGCTGAAATCCATAAACCTAAAAATGCATTGTGCCATGTGGTGGCATTAACTGCCTGCAGAGCCTTCACTAAACCTGCAACGTTAACTCAAATCAATATTGCTGGCTAGGAGTACTAGAATCTTATCAGCTCTAGGTATGCATGATAAAAGGATTATGATACAAAGAATTGGCCTGCACCGGTAAGAGATTCGACGGCACTAATTTCAGCTACTTCTGATCCATCCATAGCATCTTCAAGAAACAGATCAATGGGAAGCCAAAAAGCAGATGAACTCACTCCATGAGACTGACAGGCAGAGGACATTAAAGTCCCAGAAGACAATACTGCATGAAATTCTTGTCGTGAAATTGTTTTGCGTTCCCGAGTCAGAAGTTGACGGGTATCAGATGTCAGCTGTAGAAGACCCTCTGGGTTTATATGTTTCATAGTCCTCAAAACTGATGAGTTGGCCGCAAGCACTTGCAATTTCTGAACGAAACCTCCCCAGTGCGATGGCCTGAAAAGAAGAGATGATATGTTTGGTATCTACACCAACGATGCTTTTCAAACTCTGATATGAGATTTTAAACTAGTCAAATTGCATCACACCAGCAATTGGCCAAACTGCTGTTTTCACACTTCTCCCTCACAAACATGGCATGACTAACAGAAAGATGCGCaagaataaaaaaagtaaacagatatattaaaaaagagaaaaggttAAGATCCTTACATATTTCGACAGGCTAAGTACAACATCTTTGAAGTTACTTTGTTTTGCAGAAACTCCACAATTATGTCAATAGCCATTGCAGTATTTGCTTTCTGCAAACCTTCATTTTGCTCACTTCTAGTCTCATTAAAGCAACCATGACCATCTATTTCCATATCTTGTGGCCTGGTAGGCCATCTAGGCTTCTTTTCTGGGGCAAGTTCCAGCAAACCTTCGTCATCTAAGGATGCATCAAGTAACTGCCATATGATTGAAAAGACAAACTCCACAATAAGAACTCCAGGTTCAGACACTTGAAGGCCGTACTGCCAGGAAAGATGTAGAACATCATCAATGGATTTTATGATCCTGCAATCGCATCAAAAGATATTATTAGAAACTATCACACAAGCATCAGACAGCAAAATGAAGAAATTACTGAGTAGACATAGATGGTGTTGAATGACTTTGGTAGGTTCATGacattaattataaaaataacttCTCTGCCATGAACTGGTTCTTTAAAAGGGGCAAATGGGGGAAAAGGAAAGGCAAAAGGGAAAAATAGTTCATCAATACAGAGCATTTCTTCAACAGAGGGACGGGGAATCAGAAAGCATGAGAcagaaaaaacgaaaaaaaattactaaatagGCATACATAGTGTTGAAACGTGAAAGAATTTGGTTTATGACATTAAGTTATACAAATAACTTCTCTACGAGTCACTGTTTCTTTCAAAGGGGCATGTGGGGGAAATGGAAAGGCAAAAGGGGCAAAAATAGTTCATCAATAAAGAGCATTTCTTTAACAGAGGGAAGGAGGAATCTGAACGCCTCCGTGCAAACTGTCATGTTTAAAATGGAAAGATTACATTCTTGTACCTATTGAGAAACCAAATAAAATACACATTTTGCATTCTTATGTATTGGCAAGAGTGGAAGCACCTAAGACCGCATACAAGATAAAAAGTCAAGGAAGAACAACTAAGCACAATGTTTCATTGTCACGGACTTGTTTGTTTCCCGAAAAGAAGCCTTGAATTAAGATTTTATTGTCAAGACTTTTTGCAATAATGGTATGTAGTCACTTAAGCACAAGTTCAAGGTAGGCTTATTGGGAAATAATATTGTACAACAAAAGGAGAAAATTTGAAACTTACTTCTGACTATTTGGTCCATTCAATTGAGAAGCAAATAAAAATGTATGTCTTTTAAGAAGTTCCAAGTAGATCCTATATGCTGCAGGGTGAAGCTGTCGATTTGGAACAACCCTATATGAAACAAGACAACACTGAATGTGAGTTTTAACATGTAAAAGTACATTTTCATAACAACAGTTGATTAAGCATAATTGTAAGGGACATTATATTCTAAGGGAGACCATCCATCACACAAGACAGCACATGCATGAATTTCGTCCACCAACACCAACTCAACGAAGGAACTACGGGCATGAAGACCTTAACTTCCTAAATAATTATTCGTTCAATAACATCTTTCTGAACCATTTTCAAAGCGTTGTCCGCCATATGATGAAGCATAATTCAACCGCAAACTACCAACTATAATTCCACAAAGCCCCAGAATTTTCATTTGAACTTGTACAAAGATTACAACTTTACAAGTAACTCGGACATTTCGCACAAGCCGATCCCCTAGTGCAATCTTAGTTAGGTTAACCAATTCACATAATTTGTCAATCTACCTACCCCTGCACGCACATTTTAGTAACCATTCAAACCGAACAACCATACAGTCGTATATCGAAACTAATCCGATATTTCATCTACTAAAATCAACTTCCCAAGAAAACGTAAATCGTAAATACTTCACAATCCCAGATTCTCTCACTCTCCCGTAACCAGCAAACTAAAAATAGTAACTTTAACacaataattttaattaaaacatcaaaaccaATGTACTGAGGGAGTGAGAGAGTACTTGGTGGAGAGCAGAGCAAGGACGAGCATGGGGGGGACGATCTTGACCGTCAGTGCCTTCTCGAGGAACTTCCACGTGATGGG is a genomic window containing:
- the LOC137715269 gene encoding mediator of RNA polymerase II transcription subunit 33B-like; translation: MAGSVQQAPPSQLWDSVLQLTKSAQDKNSDPLLWAVQLSSSLTSAAVSLPSVELAHLLVSHICWANHVPITWKFLEKALTVKIVPPMLVLALLSTKVVPNRQLHPAAYRIYLELLKRHTFLFASQLNGPNSQKIIKSIDDVLHLSWQYGLQVSEPGVLIVEFVFSIIWQLLDASLDDEGLLELAPEKKPRWPTRPQDMEIDGHGCFNETRSEQNEGLQKANTAMAIDIIVEFLQNKVTSKMLYLACRNMPSHWGGFVQKLQVLAANSSVLRTMKHINPEGLLQLTSDTRQLLTRERKTISRQEFHAVLSSGTLMSSACQSHGVSSSAFWLPIDLFLEDAMDGSEVAEISAVESLTGLVKALQAVNATTWHNAFLGLWISALRLVQRERDPREGPVPRLDTCLCMLLSITTLAVTNIIEEEEAELMEETEGDHTNQRKEQAPGKRRKDLVTCLQRLGDYETLLTPPQSVCSVVNQAAAKAIMFRSGLTVSNGYHESVSVNDMPINCAGNLRHLIVEACIARNILDTSAYFWPGYVSARSSQVIRNVPGQVPAWSSIMKGSPLTPSLGNALVATPASSLAEIEKIYEIAVNGSDEEKISAATILCGASLRGWNIQEHTCLFIIRLLSPPVPADYSGSDSHLIGYASFFNVLLVGISSIDTVQIFSLLGLVPLLAAALMPICEVFGSSVPNFSWTPTTGEELSCHAVFSNAFTLLLRLWRFDHPPLEHMMGDYPTVGIQTGPEYLLLLRNCRLASMGNSIRDRIKSRRVSKFITFPSGTITMDCFPRLKLWYQQHQKCICSTLSGLVPGTPVHQLVDALLTMMFRKINSSQPLTPATSGNSNSSASGTDESCIRLKVPAWDILEATPFVLDAALTACAHGRLSPRELATGLKDLADYLPATLGTMVSYFSAEVTRGIWKPACMNGTDWPSPAANLLLVEQQIKKILAATGVDVPSLAVGGSSPATLPLPLAALISLTITYKLDRASERALHLIGPAMNSLAAGCPWPCMPILASLWAQKVKRWSDFLVFSASQTVFHHNSDAVVQLLKSCFTSTLGLSSSHAYSNSSVGALLGHGFGSHLSGGISPVAPGILYLRVHRSVRDVMFLTEEVLSLLMYSVRDIAYCGLPRERVEKLRKTKHGTRYGQVSLAAAMARIKIAATLGATLVWISGGSSLVQSLIKETLPSWFISTRGLDQEGREPGGMVAMLGGYALAYFAVLCGTFAWGVDSVSPASKRRPTVLGRHLGFIAGALDGKISLGCDWAMWRAYVSGFISLMVSCTQKWVLEVDVEILKILSKGLRRWNEEELALALLGLGGVEAMGAAAELVVECEV